The window ATCAGGAAAATATCCAATGGCCGGAACATCCTGTTCGATGTGAAATCAGTGTTGGATAAAGAATTGGTAGACGCACGCTTATAATACTACCTGTATATGCATTACCAGCAGTTCCATACGATTGATCTCAACGGTCACAGTTTCCTTGTTACAGGAGGCGCCGGGTTTATTGGGTCCAATATTGTTGAATACCTGGTGCAATACCAGGCGGGCCATGTCCGGGTGCTGGATAACTTTTCCACCGGCTCCCTGAAAAATATAGAACCGTTCATGAGTCTTCCCAATTTTGAATTAATGAGAGGCGATATCCGCGATCCGCATACCTGCCAAAAAGCGCTTGAAGGAGTGGATTATTGTTCACACCAGGCGGCGTTGGGATCAGTGCCCCGCTCCATTAATGACCCAGTCACCACCAACGAAGTGAACATAGGCGGCTTCCTCAACATATTAATGGCCGCCCGTAATGCTGCTGTTAAAAGAATGGTATATGCGGCCAGCTCCAGCACCTATGGCGATCATCCGGACCTGCCCAAGGTGGAAGACGTGATCGGCAGGCCGCTTTCCCCCTATGCCATTACCAAGTACGTGAATGAGCTGTATGCGAATGTCTGTTCCTCGTTGTATGACTTTCATACCATCGGCCTGCGTTACTTTAATGTATTTGGCCCCCGCCAGAACCCGGCCGGCCCTTATGCCGCTGTGATACCCCTATTTATTGAAGCAGCCTTGAAAAATGAAAGCCCGTTCATTAATGGAGATGGCACCACCAGCCGCGATTTCACCTTCGTTGAAAATGCGGTACAGGCCAATATCAGGGCTTTGTTCACTGCCGGGCTTACACAACATGAAGTAATAAATATTGCTGTAGGCGAATCTACTACGCTCAACCAGCTATGGGACCATATCTGTGACATCCTGGATACAGAATTGCTGCCCGTATTCAGGAATGAAAGAAAAGGCGACGTAAAGCATAGCCTGGCCGATATCAGCAAAGCACACCGGCTGATAGGCTACCAGCCTTACATTAATGTACGCAAAGGGTTGGAGATGGCAGTAGAGTGGTATAAAAGATCAAACCGCATTCTGTACACATAAATATATTTCCATGAAAAAAAATCATTCACCGGCCATTCAACCGGGGATGGCTTGCTTCTTCCTCGCGCTGGCGCTAAGTGCTGTATCGTGCACGGCTTCCAGGAAATTGAATTATTTCAATAACCTGCCCGATTCAACCTTCGTGCGTCTGCCGCAGGTCAAAGAAGAAGAACGGGTCATTGAAAAAGGCGATAACCTGGATATTGTATTCAATGCAAAAGACCAGGACGCCGTAAGCCCGTTTAACAAACAGGCCAGTACGGCTGTGCTCACGGGTACGCCTGGTGCACAGCCGGCCAGTATACCTTCTCAGGCTTATACAGTTGATCCATCCGGTAAAATAGAAATGCCGGTATTGGGAACGATTGAGGTAAAGGGCCTGACCTCCCGGCAACTGAAGAGCAAGTTGACTGCCATGGTAAGTCCTTACCTGAAAGACCCGATAGTAGAAGTGAAATTCACTTCCTTCAGTGTTACTGTCTTGGGAGAAGTACGAACGCCTGGCACCTTTAACCTGTCCGGGGCGCAACGGACCACTGTACTCGAGGCATTGGCTGCTGCAGGCGATCTGCCGCATACGGCTAAAAAATACAATGTTCATCTTTACCGGGATTATAACGGGGAACGTTCCGTTACTCAGATAGACCTTACCAATAAGAGCCTGCTGTATAACCAGCAAACGTTCCAGAT of the Paraflavitalea devenefica genome contains:
- a CDS encoding SDR family oxidoreductase encodes the protein MHYQQFHTIDLNGHSFLVTGGAGFIGSNIVEYLVQYQAGHVRVLDNFSTGSLKNIEPFMSLPNFELMRGDIRDPHTCQKALEGVDYCSHQAALGSVPRSINDPVTTNEVNIGGFLNILMAARNAAVKRMVYAASSSTYGDHPDLPKVEDVIGRPLSPYAITKYVNELYANVCSSLYDFHTIGLRYFNVFGPRQNPAGPYAAVIPLFIEAALKNESPFINGDGTTSRDFTFVENAVQANIRALFTAGLTQHEVINIAVGESTTLNQLWDHICDILDTELLPVFRNERKGDVKHSLADISKAHRLIGYQPYINVRKGLEMAVEWYKRSNRILYT
- a CDS encoding polysaccharide biosynthesis/export family protein, which produces MKKNHSPAIQPGMACFFLALALSAVSCTASRKLNYFNNLPDSTFVRLPQVKEEERVIEKGDNLDIVFNAKDQDAVSPFNKQASTAVLTGTPGAQPASIPSQAYTVDPSGKIEMPVLGTIEVKGLTSRQLKSKLTAMVSPYLKDPIVEVKFTSFSVTVLGEVRTPGTFNLSGAQRTTVLEALAAAGDLPHTAKKYNVHLYRDYNGERSVTQIDLTNKSLLYNQQTFQMKPNDVLYVQTRRGSIFREDFSLVASIVTLVVSVVTLGFAISN